CTATTGGGGGGGGTGGCAGTAGTTGCCTGTACCATTGTGGCAAAAAAATCCGGAGAAAAAGTAGGGGGGATTTTTGCTGCATTCCCAGCTGTTTACCTTGCTGCACTCCTGACGATCGGTATTGATTTTCATGGCGGAAAATTGGTATCTCAGTCCATTATTCTTTCCAAAGGTGCTTTTTTTGGAATGGCCATAAATATTTTTGTGGCCATACTAGCAGGCTGGCTTCTACCAAAGATTGGCTGGAAAAAAGGAATTATCAATGCAATGGTTTGCTGGTTTATTGTTTCAATTGTCGTAGTATATGTCACAACATATTTACATTAGAAAGGTGAACTATAATGAATAAACAGGACTTATTTATGCGTTTTGTTCTTGGTGGTACCGCTGTTTCACTAAGTTATATTATCACTGTTTTTTCTCCTTGGAAGATTCTTGCAGGCATTTTTGCAGCCTTTCCAGCTGTTATGCTGACAGCCATTATTATGGTAGGTATTGCTTCTGGTACAAAAAAGGCAACCAATATTGCTAAGGGATCTGTATATGGAATGATTGGCGGAATTGTTTGCGTCACAACGGTTTTATTATCTCTAAAAGAAACCGAGAATTGGATACTAAGTATTTCAACAGGGCTGGTTTTGTGGCTTTTAAGTTCTATTGCCATTTCAAATTTGAAGGATCGAGCTGGTAGAAAAGCCCTAGGGCACATTAAAAAAATAGGCAATTTTCAATGAACCCTTTGGATCAAAGGGTTTTTTTGCCGACAGGAAAGCGTTTATACATCAAGCATAAGTGCACGAAGAAATGCTCCGTGAGCATCAGCCTCGCAGTCGAGAAGCTGTGCTTATCGACAAACTCCCACTCTGTCTACGCCCTAACGGAATCGCCAGTCGGCGAGTTTTCTTTAGAAGGCAATGGAAAAGAACATGGTTGAAATATTTACAGTGTTTATCGAGAAAAAGTCAACTGACAAGTTGATCAGCTGCTTAGAAAAATTTCCTAATTTATATCTTGTATTTTCTGAAAGTTCGGAATAGAATTAAAGTGACATACCTACCGGTTGGTATGTAGAGTGAAATAGGCTGAAAATTTCTAGATTCTCTAAGGAGTGAATAGTATGGATTTGCGTTTATCAGATGAGCAAAAAATGGTGCAGCAAACCATTAGAAAGTTTGTAGAGAAGGAACTTATGCCACTTGAAAACGAGGTTCTAAGAAATGAGCGGGAAGGAAAACCAAGTCTACCTCCAGGAAAATTGAGAGACCTGCAATTTAAAGCAAAAGAGGCGGGTTTCTGGGGAATTAATACACCGGAAGAATATGGCGGAGCCAATCTTGGACAAATGATGATGGCAATTGTTCTTATGGAAGTTTCAAAAACATTTGTTCCGTTCTCATTTGGCGGTTCTGCAGATAACATTCTGTATTATGGAAATGAAGAACAAAAGAAAAAATATTTAATTCCAACTATTAATGGGGAAAAGAAATCATGCTTTGCGATGACTGAGCCTGGTGCCGGATCAGATACACAAAATATTAAGATGACCGCTGTCAAAGATGGTAACGATTGGGTTCTTAATGGTGAAAAAACTTTCATTACTGGTGGAAACGAAGCCGATTTCGTAATGGCAATGGCGATAACTGATAAAGAAATGCATCAAAATACAAAAGGGCGCGATGGGGTAACATGTTTCATTGTCGATCGCGATATGGGCTGGAAATCAGAGTTCATACATACAATGGGAGAATGGGGTCCAGCCGGATTAGTATTTGATAATGTCCGTGTTCCAGAGGAAAATATCCTTGGCGAATTACACAAAGGTTACAATCTTGGCTTGGAATGGATTGGGTTTGCTAGATGGGTTGTTGGAGCAAGAGCTGTCGGAACGGCAGAAAGGTTATTGCAAATGGCCATTGACTATGCAAAAGAACGTGTTACCTTTGGGAAACCAATTGCAGAACGTCAAGCCATTCAATGGATGATTGCTGATTCTGCAGTAGAAATTGAAGCAGCGAAATGGTTAGTGCTAAATGCCGCATGGACGCTTGATAACGGTGAAGACAACCGCCACCTAGCTTCGATGGCAAAATTATATGGAGCTAATATGGGGAACAGAGTAGTAGATCGAGTCATGCAAATCCATGGTGGGATGGGTTACACAAGGGAACTCCCAATTGAGCGTTGGTACCGAGAAGCTCGACTATGGAGAATTTACGATGGAACAGATGAAATTCAGCGCATGATTATTTCTCGTAACTTAATTAAGGGACATGTAAAAATTGGGCAGTATGTCTAAGAGGAATTTTGAAAGCGTTATCTAATATTTATTAACAAGAGGAAAGGTTAGGTTGAACATTTTCTGAACCCAACCCAATAAATGCAGAACAGATGTTTAGGAGGAGAAAACGATGGCAGGAAGATTTGCAGGAAAAGTAGCTTTTGTAACAGGTGGCAGCAGGGGAATCGGCAAAGGGATTGTTGAGCTTTTTGCAGAAGAAGGCGCAAAAGTGGCGATTATCGATTTAAATGAAGAAGCGTTAAGTGCAACGGCAAATGAATTAAGAGAAAAAGGTCATGAAGTATATGCCAAGGTTGCCAATGTGGTGGATGCTGAGCAAGTAGAAAGTGTCATGAAAGAGGTTTATGATTCTTTTGGATCCATTGACGTTCTGGTTAACAATGCCGGAGTCATACGCGATAATCTTTTATTCAAAATGACGGATGATGACTGGCAGACTGTGATGGATGTGCATTTAAAAGGATCATTCAATACTGCTCGTGCTGTACAAAAATATATGGTAGAGAAAAAGTATGGCCGGATTATTAATATTTCATCCACTTCTGCTCTTGGGAATCGCGGGCAGGCGAACTACGCTGCCGCCAAAGCAGGCCTGCAGGGTTTTACCAAAACATTGGCCATTGAGCTTGGCAGATATGGAATAACAGCAAATTCCGTCGCTCCCGGATTTATTGAAACCGATATGACGAAAGCAACTGCTGAACGAATTGGCATTTCTTTCGAACAGCTTATTCAAGCCAGCATTTCAAATATCCCTGTCGGCCGAAGTGGTAAACCAGAAGATATTGCAAATGCTGTTGCATTTTTTGCTGATGAAAAATCATCCTTTGTAAATGGTCAGGTTATTTATGTCGCTGGTGGTCCTAAATGTTAATCTGGGGAGGTGAAGGATCGTGTTTAAAGAGCAAATTGGCAAGCATTCGTCCAAAGTGAAAAATGTAGTAGAAAGAGGAGCAGTAAAGAAATTTGCTGAAGCTATTGGCGACTTGCATCCGATTTATTTCGATGAAGAAACTGGGCAAAAATCAAGGTATAAGCGAAATATAGCACCTCCAACCTTTCCAAGGGTATTAGACTACGGAGTCATTGAAGACTTACACTTGCCAAATAAAGGGTTGATCCATGGAGAACAAACCTTTCACTATAAGCGGCCATTATTTGTCGGTGAAGAAATTAACTGCTATTCACAAGTAAAAAATTATACCGAGAAAAAAGGGAATTTTGGCGAAATGGGTTTCTTGGTTGTTGAAAATGTCGGTGAAGACGCAG
Above is a genomic segment from Neobacillus endophyticus containing:
- a CDS encoding DUF3147 family protein, translating into MIHLSVIALLIRFLLGGVAVVACTIVAKKSGEKVGGIFAAFPAVYLAALLTIGIDFHGGKLVSQSIILSKGAFFGMAINIFVAILAGWLLPKIGWKKGIINAMVCWFIVSIVVVYVTTYLH
- a CDS encoding DUF3147 family protein, whose protein sequence is MNKQDLFMRFVLGGTAVSLSYIITVFSPWKILAGIFAAFPAVMLTAIIMVGIASGTKKATNIAKGSVYGMIGGIVCVTTVLLSLKETENWILSISTGLVLWLLSSIAISNLKDRAGRKALGHIKKIGNFQ
- a CDS encoding acyl-CoA dehydrogenase family protein, producing MDLRLSDEQKMVQQTIRKFVEKELMPLENEVLRNEREGKPSLPPGKLRDLQFKAKEAGFWGINTPEEYGGANLGQMMMAIVLMEVSKTFVPFSFGGSADNILYYGNEEQKKKYLIPTINGEKKSCFAMTEPGAGSDTQNIKMTAVKDGNDWVLNGEKTFITGGNEADFVMAMAITDKEMHQNTKGRDGVTCFIVDRDMGWKSEFIHTMGEWGPAGLVFDNVRVPEENILGELHKGYNLGLEWIGFARWVVGARAVGTAERLLQMAIDYAKERVTFGKPIAERQAIQWMIADSAVEIEAAKWLVLNAAWTLDNGEDNRHLASMAKLYGANMGNRVVDRVMQIHGGMGYTRELPIERWYREARLWRIYDGTDEIQRMIISRNLIKGHVKIGQYV
- a CDS encoding beta-ketoacyl-ACP reductase gives rise to the protein MAGRFAGKVAFVTGGSRGIGKGIVELFAEEGAKVAIIDLNEEALSATANELREKGHEVYAKVANVVDAEQVESVMKEVYDSFGSIDVLVNNAGVIRDNLLFKMTDDDWQTVMDVHLKGSFNTARAVQKYMVEKKYGRIINISSTSALGNRGQANYAAAKAGLQGFTKTLAIELGRYGITANSVAPGFIETDMTKATAERIGISFEQLIQASISNIPVGRSGKPEDIANAVAFFADEKSSFVNGQVIYVAGGPKC
- a CDS encoding MaoC family dehydratase N-terminal domain-containing protein: MFKEQIGKHSSKVKNVVERGAVKKFAEAIGDLHPIYFDEETGQKSRYKRNIAPPTFPRVLDYGVIEDLHLPNKGLIHGEQTFHYKRPLFVGEEINCYSQVKNYTEKKGNFGEMGFLVVENVGEDAAGNVIFNATSTVIISEAVRKVLAK